The window GTCGTGTCAGCAAGGGTAACCAGAAAAAGCAGGTTTGCGACAGCAGCAAGAGGATTGTTGATCTCATGCGCGACCGAGGCCGCCAGCCGTCCCACGACGGCCAGCTTCTCGGCACGCAGCATCGCCTCGTCGGCCTGCTTGCGCCGGGTTACGTCCGACAGAACGCCCATCACCCGCGTCAAACGCCCCGCGCTATCCCGCTGGCATTTGCTCTGCGACTCCAGCCAGCGCACCGACCCATCCGGCCACACGACGCGATATTGGTGGTGGTAATCTGCCACACCCTCGCGAATCCGCCTGGCCGCCTCCTGCACTCCATCCACGTCCTCCGAATGAACATACCGCAACCAGGACTCACCAGAAGGCTCGATGGAGCCAGGTTCCAGACCGATCATCCGGTACATTTCGTCGGACCAGTAGCCCGTACCATCTTGCAGATCCCAGACCCACAACCCCATGCCATTCGACTGCAAGGCAATTTGCAGCAACTCATCGCGGTCTTGCACTGCCTCACTGGCACGGGCGCGTTCCTCAGCCAGCTGCCGCTCCGCATTGGCAAGGCTTAGCCGCCCGCGCAGTCCTTCCATCGCAATCTGAGCGCGCTGTTGCGCCAGCCGCCGGATTGTGTAGCCCAACAGGATCGAGATCGTGAGAAAGACCGCCAGTCGCAATTCCTGCGGAGCGCTTCCCACCGAGAACCGGAACTGGGATCGCGTGAGATACGAATCAACGAGGCTCGCTTCGGTAAGGGCACAGGATACTCCACCCCACATCCCCAGAAACCACGAGCTCAGAATCACCGCCGGAAACGCGAGAAGCAATGGAAAGGCGCGAAGCGGCTCAAGCGAGTAAGTCAGACCCGCCGCAATCCCGGCCGCGCAGCAGCCCAGCAATGCGCGGACCATCCATGGCAGCCCTTCCAAGGCCGTGACAGCGGGAAACTTCAGTACCTTCATTCGGCGTAGGCTCTTCGGAAAGCGTCGTCAACCTGAGCGCGAAACCACGCCCGGATGCACCTATTAGAAATGTCGCGCTGTCCCAACAGGAATATTACATAGAAGGGAGCCGCCACGCCAGCTTGGGCTGGCGTCCCTGCGACGCCGTCCAAACCCGAACAGTATTTCGCGAAAACGGACAAGGACACTCTCCCGATCCAACAACCGCAAACGGTCAAACCACCTCTTTGCAACCACTTCCAACAACCCGGACCATCCTCTCGACAGGCCATGAAATTGCTACGAGTGGATGCCAGAAGCACGATCAACGGAGGCATAGATGGCGCACTTTGAACGCATTCGCGACGTAATCTCCGGGCCAATGAGCCCCGAGATCATCCAGCAGCGAACTAAAGCCGGTTGGCAGATGGTTTCGATCGAATGGCGGCGCGAGCTGCCCGATTCGGAGACCCCCTCCGAAGGCGCATACGACGAAGACATCCCCTACGGCCTGCGCATCTCCAACGACGGACAGCGTCTCGAAGTCGACCCCACCGAGAACCGCGCCCTCATGCTAATGATGGATCTCCTCGGCCAGGATTTCTCCTACTCCGCCATCGTCAGCGACCTCAACGAAAAAGGCTTCCGCACCCGCTCCGGGCATCCCTGGACCCGCGTCGCCGTTTTCAACATGATGCCGCGTCTGATCGAAGCCGGCCCGCGCATCTTTCACTCCGAAGAGTGGAAAGCCGCTCAACCCTCCCGCCGCGACAGCTGATCAGAAGGAACAGAAGAAGACAGAAAAGAAACAGGCCCTTGAATCCAAGGGCCTATTTTGTGTCAGCTCAAGTTGTCATAAATATTAGCGATGCCCGTGCGGAGCCTCGTGTCCGTGCTCGTCATGCATCGCCTGACCGTGAAATTCCGCGCGGTGATCTGCCGGATGTTCTCCACGTGCCGGCAGAGGACCATGGTATCCATGCCGATAATCGAAATGGTGATCCACGTGTCCGTAGAATCCATGTGGCCCATGGAACCAGGGTCCCGCGCCGATGAACACACCGCCCGTGAACCACTCCGGCCCATAATACCCATCCGGCGCGCAATTATACGGAGGAACTTCGTAGTAGCCGTACGGGCAAACCGGCGGCGCACCAATTTCCACGGCCACTTGTGCAGGGGCCCGATTCGCCGCCCCAAAAAGCAGGCCGGCAGCAAGAGCTGTCAAACCAAAATACTTCAACATAGGCATAGTCTTAACCTCAGACCATTGGAAGGGCAGCAGGCACAAATGGTTGTTCGGCAATCTTTTTTGCGGCATAAGATATCTGACCACCCCGTCCCAGACCTGTATCGAACCGGACACCAGCCGCACGCAGATCAACCTGCAACCAGTCATGATTCAATGAGATATGGCTAAAACTGGAACGCTGGCCCAGCAGTTTACAGAGTGGAAGATCCAGTAACCCGCTAGGCTGGAACTAAGCGTTTCGTCAGGCGGTTTAGTCTGACTAGGATTCCCTTTTTCGAAAGGCCTTCTCAATGAGCACCGTCAAGCTATGGACCGAGGAAGAAGTCGCAGCAGATCCGCGCGTAAAAGCGGTCTTCGAAGACATCCGCGCAACTCGCAAATCCGACTTCGTCAATAATTTCTGGCGCGCACTCGCCAATCAACCGGCACTCCTTGAACGCACCTGGTCGAGCATCAAGGAAGTCATGGTCCAACCCGGTGCGCTCGACCCGCTCACAAAGGAATTGATCTATATCACGGCTTCCACAATCAACGGCTGCAGCTACTGCATTCATTCCCACACCGCAGCAGCCCGCGCCAAGGGTATGACCGACCAGCAACACGCCGAACTCCTCGCCGTAATCGGCATGGCCGCCGAAACCAACGCACTCGCGAACGCTCTCCAGATCCTTGTAGATCCGGAGTTCTCAGTGAAATAAGTACCTGTCTGGAGAGATTCGCGGCCTTCGCACAGGTCTTCAGGTAGGGTGATTTGAATCCTTCGACGCGCCTGTCCCGCGCCCATCCTTGGAGAAACCCTCGCAAGGTGTTTCAATAGAGCCACATGCCTCAAACCGGAACGCTGGTCCTGCTGCTATTCATCGTGCTCGTAGCCGCCGCCCTCCTGGTGGTCCTGCAGCTCACGCGTCTCGGCTATCTGGTTCGAACATCCATCCCCGACCGTCCCCGCCGTCGCGTCTTTCTATCCTCGGTCGCGTTCTTCGTAACCTTCCTCGGAGTTCGTCTGCTCGTCTACCTGGTCGATAGCGGCAAGGGTCCATTCCACTGGGTCGTGATGGGCGGCCGGCATATCCATCACCTCGTCTGGGGAATTTTGATCCTGCTCCTCGTCGGCTACGGATGGCTGCTTGATCTTGGACGCGCGCACTCGCCGATGTCCATCCTGCTCAGCCGCATCATGTCCATCGCCTACGGCGTCGGCGCAGCGCTCACATTGGATGAGTTCGCCCTCTGGCTCAACCTCGACCCCGATGTCTATTGGGTCAAGACCGGCGGACGTCTCAGCGTTGACGCCGTCGTGCTTTTCGGATCGCTGCTCATGGTCGGCGCCTGGGGCGCGCCATTTTTTCAATCTCTTCAGCGACTATGGACCCGAGGCGGAACACTCCGCCGCAGAATGGTCAAGCCTATTCGCCGCGTGAAGTGGCCTCATCGGCGTAAAGGCCCGCGATCAACTCCGCGTATCGCTCCGTAATCACCCGCCGCTTCAGTTTCATGCTGGGCGTTAATTCACCTGAATCCAGCGCCCACTCATCGGCAACCACCCGGAAACGCTTCATCGTTTCGAAGTTCGCCAGCGTTGAATTCACCTTCGCCACGATCTCCCCGTATTGCGCCGTCACCCTCGGATCAGCCACCAGATCGCGCCGCGTCAGAGCCCCGATTCCCTGCTGCCGCGCCCAATCCTCCAGCGCCGCAAAATTGGGCGAAATCAGCACCGAAACAAACTTGTGCTTATCTCCCACCAACGCCGCCTGCGCAACCAGCAGATTGGTCTTGAGCCTGCCTTCGATCGGCTGCGGAGCAATCAGCTTTCCGCCCGAAGTCTTCAGCAGCTCCTTCTTGCGATCCGTAATGTATAGGAAGCCGTCGCCGTCGATCTTCGCGATGTCTCCGGTATAAAACCAGCCGTCCGCATCGAAAATTTCGTGCGTAGCCACCAGCTTCTGCCAATACCCCTGAAAGATCCCCGGCCCACGCACCAGCAACTCATCATCCGCTGCCAGCCGGCACTCCACATTCGGCAGCGGCTTACCCACCGTTCCCATCCGATGCACTCCAGGCGTATTGATGGCAATCACAGGAGAGGTCTCAGTCAATCCATACCCCTCCAACACTGAAATCCCCACCGAAGCAAACCAGTTGCCCGTATCGACCCCCAGCGGCGCGCCACCTGAAATGAACTTCGTGATTCGCCCGCCAAAAGCCTCGCGAATCTTCAAATACACCAGCTTTTCCGCCAGCCTCCAAAACGGCGAGCCAGGCCGTTTCCCGTCGTGAATCATGTCCTTGTAGCCTGCTCCCAGACCAACCGCCCAAGCCAGAATCCGGGCCTTCATCGGCGACACGTTCGATTTCTGCTCCACCCCTTGCCGGATCTTTTCATACACCCGCGGCACGCCCACAAAGAGGGTCGGCCTCACCTGCTTCAACGCAAGAATCAGCTTATCGAACTGCGTGCAGTACGCCACCTGGGCGTCCGAATAAAACATCGCATAATCCAGCGCCCGCGCCGTGATATGCGACAGCGGCAGATAGGAGATCGACGAATCCTCCCGTCCCAGCCCAAAGTCTCGCGTGGCATAACTGGTATTTGAGGCCAGATTGCCATGCGTCAGCATCACACCCTTCGGCTCTCCGGTCGTCCCCGAGGTGTAGATGAGCGTCGCCAGTTCATTCGGCTGCACCGACTCCACAAGCGCGTCAAATTCCGCGTCGCGGTCCAAACCCCGCTCGTCCAGCGATTGCGTCAGCATCGAAAACATGACCGCGTCCGGAGGAACAGCGATGGAATCCATCATCACCACATGCTCCAGCGACGTCTCGCCGCGGATCGGATGCACCTTGTCATACATCGCCCTCGTCGAAACCACGGCGACCTTCGCGCCCGAGTCGCGCAGCAACTCCCCAATCTGCTCCGTAGTCAGCGTCGGATAAATCGGCACATCCACCGCGCCAATTCCCAGCACGGCA is drawn from Acidicapsa acidisoli and contains these coding sequences:
- a CDS encoding AMP-dependent synthetase/ligase, with protein sequence MSGTELKTEAIETTGLNRDIRTVNELFLRVAASKRTDAMLYQDEAGAWKGISSAEVYQRVRTLAKAFREWGIVRGDRIAILSENRWEWQITDFAVLGIGAVDVPIYPTLTTEQIGELLRDSGAKVAVVSTRAMYDKVHPIRGETSLEHVVMMDSIAVPPDAVMFSMLTQSLDERGLDRDAEFDALVESVQPNELATLIYTSGTTGEPKGVMLTHGNLASNTSYATRDFGLGREDSSISYLPLSHITARALDYAMFYSDAQVAYCTQFDKLILALKQVRPTLFVGVPRVYEKIRQGVEQKSNVSPMKARILAWAVGLGAGYKDMIHDGKRPGSPFWRLAEKLVYLKIREAFGGRITKFISGGAPLGVDTGNWFASVGISVLEGYGLTETSPVIAINTPGVHRMGTVGKPLPNVECRLAADDELLVRGPGIFQGYWQKLVATHEIFDADGWFYTGDIAKIDGDGFLYITDRKKELLKTSGGKLIAPQPIEGRLKTNLLVAQAALVGDKHKFVSVLISPNFAALEDWARQQGIGALTRRDLVADPRVTAQYGEIVAKVNSTLANFETMKRFRVVADEWALDSGELTPSMKLKRRVITERYAELIAGLYADEATSRGE
- a CDS encoding PAS domain-containing protein, giving the protein MKVLKFPAVTALEGLPWMVRALLGCCAAGIAAGLTYSLEPLRAFPLLLAFPAVILSSWFLGMWGGVSCALTEASLVDSYLTRSQFRFSVGSAPQELRLAVFLTISILLGYTIRRLAQQRAQIAMEGLRGRLSLANAERQLAEERARASEAVQDRDELLQIALQSNGMGLWVWDLQDGTGYWSDEMYRMIGLEPGSIEPSGESWLRYVHSEDVDGVQEAARRIREGVADYHHQYRVVWPDGSVRWLESQSKCQRDSAGRLTRVMGVLSDVTRRKQADEAMLRAEKLAVVGRLAASVAHEINNPLAAVANLLFLVTLADTTETAHAHARQAMDELMRVSLITQQTLKFHRQNGSPKTTKLSELIDAVLTLFRGKLVAAGISVEVRAESEASIACLPSETQQIFANLMSNAVEAMPQGGRLVIRLQSSCDWRNREQAGMRATFCDSGVGMDRVTMRRIFEPFFTTKTETGTGLGMWVVAQLLERQHGHVRVWSTQREGRSGTAFSVFLPSGEISASAAKEEAALQSAL
- a CDS encoding recombinase family protein, which produces MAHFERIRDVISGPMSPEIIQQRTKAGWQMVSIEWRRELPDSETPSEGAYDEDIPYGLRISNDGQRLEVDPTENRALMLMMDLLGQDFSYSAIVSDLNEKGFRTRSGHPWTRVAVFNMMPRLIEAGPRIFHSEEWKAAQPSRRDS
- a CDS encoding carboxymuconolactone decarboxylase family protein, which produces MSTVKLWTEEEVAADPRVKAVFEDIRATRKSDFVNNFWRALANQPALLERTWSSIKEVMVQPGALDPLTKELIYITASTINGCSYCIHSHTAAARAKGMTDQQHAELLAVIGMAAETNALANALQILVDPEFSVK